The Hypanus sabinus isolate sHypSab1 chromosome 3, sHypSab1.hap1, whole genome shotgun sequence genome contains a region encoding:
- the LOC132390845 gene encoding general transcription factor II-I repeat domain-containing protein 2-like: protein MVDMTAHLNTLNTALQGKGRTALHMLEDVLAFERKLTVLARDLQKGTLSHFPNLREFKQGHDMIISEYLHSAIIAMQTSFGKRFCEFREEKNTLSFPVTPLSIDPSLLNTTALAGVSQPDLEMELADIADKDIWVSKFRRLTADLEDVARQKAVLAQKHKWSDIENLTDDSLRSCVKMKVTSYSPDVQTLCAEVQEQKSH from the coding sequence atggtagacatgacagcgcacctgaacacgctgaacacagctcttcaggggaaaggacgtacagccctgcacatgttggaggatgttttggcattcgagcgcaagttgacagtgcttgccagagatttacagaaaggcactttgtctcacttccccaatttgagagagttcaaacaaggtcacgacatgataatttcggagtatttacattctgcaatcatcgcaatgcaaacatcgtttgggaaacgcttctgtgagttcagagaggaaaaaaacacattatccttcccggtcactcccttaagcatcgatccttccctactgaatacgactgcattggcaggtgtgagtcaacctgatcttgagatggaactggccgacatagccgacaaagacatatgggtgtccaagtttagacgcttgacagcagaccttgaagatgttgcccgtcagaaggccgttcttgctcagaaacacaaatggagtgatattgaaaacctcacagatgacagcttgcgatcctgtgtaaagatgaaggtgacatcatacagccctgatgtgcagacgctgtgcgctgaggtccaggagcagaaatcccattaa